Proteins from a single region of Harmonia axyridis chromosome 4, icHarAxyr1.1, whole genome shotgun sequence:
- the LOC123678841 gene encoding carboxypeptidase N subunit 2-like: protein MSPAVTAALAVLSLCPLFAHCLVDNVNVIWYEKDSREPQYYYRSNQDVPDGLKATTKIIVNQRIARLQQYSYEGFDNLTELRIDFCKVKEIEPGAFDLLKPLETLTLCGNNIAEIDKGVFNNVQVQHLNLSKNYITYIHPQAFDNITSLQNIVLDYNQLKCWSSAWFRNTPLLLNLSFRHNLFEELPDNAFTNFRTEIKTNSSQLSLDFGYNRIHLIHPRAFKCVDKLDVLNLEYNKLLMLKVETFRNVTRIGHLILKGNPLTCFPKELLLVILAKVQYPAI from the coding sequence ATGTCGCCAGCCGTGACAGCGGCACTGGCCGTTCTAAGCCTCTGTCCACTCTTCGCCCATTGTCTCGTCGATAACGTCAACGTGATCTGGTACGAGAAAGACAGCCGAGAACCGCAATATTACTACCGCTCCAACCAAGACGTTCCAGACGGTCTCAAGGCCACGACGAAGATCATCGTCAACCAGCGCATCGCCAGACTTCAGCAGTACAGCTACGAAGGCTTCGACAACCTTACGGAGCTCCGCATCGACTTCTGCAAAGTCAAGGAGATCGAGCCTGGAGCATTCGACCTCTTAAAACCCCTGGAAACTCTAACATTATGCGGCAACAACATCGCCGAAATCGACAAGGGAGTCTTCAACAACGTCCAAGTGCAACACCTGAACCTCTCCAAGAACTACATAACCTACATCCACCCACAAGCCTTCGACAACATCACCTCCTTGCAAAACATCGTCTTAGACTACAACCAGCTGAAGTGTTGGAGCTCTGCATGGTTTCGCAATACCCCTCTCCTCTTAAACCTCTCCTTTCGCCACAACCTCTTCGAGGAGCTCCCAGACAACGCCTTCACCAACTTCCGCACCGAGATAAAGACCAACTCCTCCCAACTATCTCTGGATTTCGGCTACAACAGGATCCATCTGATCCACCCTCGAGCCTTCAAGTGCGTGGACAAGCTGGACGTCTTGAATCTGGAGTACAACAAGCTGTTGATGTTGAAGGTGGAGACCTTTAGGAACGTGACGAGGATTGGGCATCTGATCCTGAAGGGTAACCCGCTGACTTGCTTCCCCAAGGAGCTGCTGTTGGTCATCTTGGCGAAGGTGCAGTATCCGGCGATCTAG